The following are encoded together in the Brassica napus cultivar Da-Ae chromosome A9, Da-Ae, whole genome shotgun sequence genome:
- the LOC106365098 gene encoding RING-H2 finger protein ATL68-like yields MSTATTTFLPPPPPPVPIPTYITSLGLGYSIAIALGFLILISTIILSSYICCRASRLRFSTSAANLDSSFGNRSIIVPRIMFVADGDDLESAPSGNIVVGGLEQPIINSYPKFRYTKGITVDASSGDDELQGGDGDTTCSICLCEYMEEEMVRMMPECKHYFHVSCLDAWLKLNGSCPVCRNSPLPTPQSTPQSTPQSTPLSEVVPLSQYAADRRRTRS; encoded by the coding sequence ATGTCAACCGCCACAACCACCttccttcctcctcctcctcctccagtcCCTATCCCTACTTACATAACCAGCCTCGGCCTTGGCTACTCCATAGCCATAGCTCTTGgtttcctcatcctcatctccACCATCATCCTCTCTTCCTACATCTGTTGCCGCGCCTCCCGCCTCCGCTTCTCTACCTCCGCCGCAAACTTAGACTCTTCTTTCGGTAACCGTAGCATAATCGTCCCAAGAATCATGTTCGTAGCCGATGGCGATGATCTTGAGTCAGCTCCTTCTGGTAACATCGTCGTAGGTGGACTCGAGCAACCGATCATCAACTCTTACCCTAAATTCCGTTACACTAAAGGTATCACCGTCGACGCATCATCAGGTGATGATGAACTTCAAGGCGGAGACGGAGACACGACTTGTTCCATCTGTTTATGTGAGTATATGGAAGAAGAGATGGTAAGGATGATGCCCGAGTGTAAACACTACTTCCATGTCTCTTGTCTTGACGCTTGGCTTAAGCTCAATGGTTCTTGTCCCGTTTGTCGAAACTCTCCACTACCGACGCCGCAGTCAACCCCTCAGTCAACACCACAGTCGACTCCATTGTCGGAAGTTGTCCCGTTGTCTCAATACGCAGCTGATCGGAGAAGAACGAGAAGTTAA
- the LOC106368475 gene encoding golgin candidate 3, which yields MWSSIENLKENLNKIALDVHDDDEDEEDLHSYGSSNGFGDVSDSNRRNSNGFRSSRSVSRYPISNGIESPSHHEIERYKAEIKKLQESEADIKALSVNYAALLREKEDQISRLNRENGSLKQNLKEARTDISNAAKGNSVQSPTRLQKSLSNLKTRSHMSNGKGKDIDSQINEKDLADMLEDRTKSLAAVQAKELAKEREKLRDLQLSLQEERKRSESFKEELESLRLDKNKTSLEISKVRTELDAKILEIKQLQMKLIGQESHAVGTAMEHLKEVNKALEKENNELKLKRSELEASLEESRKPTSSRVFPDATESLTRHPSNLDKEKQESFPRKEELEQSLQRLETDLKETQRERDKARQQLNRLKQHLLEKETEESEKMDEDSQLIEELRQINEYQRSQISQLERTLKQAMANQEDNRLSNDNQNRKLKETIDDLNLKLTNCLRTIESKNVELLNLQTALGQYYAEIEAKEHFERELLVAKDELMKLNGRLRDADERLESSNKEKEDLIAKLVQAEKVAAEWKNRVSKVEEDNAKVRRVLEQSMTRLNRMSVESDNLVDRRIVIKLLVTYFQKNHSKEVLDLMVRMLGFSEEDKERIGVAQQGGGGKGVVRGVLGLPGRFVGGILGGKSAGSHANAAASDNQSFADLWVDFLLKDAEERERREAEEAAAATKAKQDSEKTRQDASLSSESEFSTVPLRSPESNQRLSRLLQ from the exons ATGTGGAGTTCGATTGAGAATCTGAAGGAGAACTTGAACAAGATCGCGCTCGATGTGCATGACGACGACGAAGACGAAGAGGATCTCCACAGTTACGGTTCATCCAACGGCTTCGGCGATGTATCGGATTCCAATCGGAGGAATTCAAATGGTTTTAGGTCTTCCAGGTCCGTTTCGAGGTATCCGATCTCCAATGGGATCGAATCGCCTTCTCATCATGAG ATTGAGAGGTATAAGGCAGAGATTAAGAAGCTTCAAGAGTCTGAAGCAGATATCAAAGCTTTATCAGTGAATTACGCAGCTCTATTAAGAGAGAAAGAG GATCAGATTTCCAGATTGAACCGGGAGAATGGCTCTTTGAAACAAAATCTGAAAGAGGCTCGAACTGACATCAGTAATGCTGCCAAG GGAAACAGCGTTCAGTCACCCACCCGGTTACAAAAATCTTTGTCTAATTTAAAGACTCGAAGCCATATGTCCAATGGAAAAGGGAAGGATATTGATTCACAGATAAATGAAAAG GACCTTGCAGATATGCTAGAAGATAGAACCAAATCACTGGCAGCTGTTCAAGCCAAAGAGCTTGCCAAAGAGCGTGAAAAATTAAGAGACCTCCAGCTTTCTCTACAGG AGGAGCGGAAGCGGAGTGAATCTTTCAAGGAGGAACTCGAGTCGCTGAGGTTAGATAAGAACAAA ACCTCCTTGGAGATTAGCAAAGTGCGTACTGAACTGGAtgcaaaaatacttgaaatcaAACAGTTACAGATGAAGTTGATTGGTCAGGAGAGCCATGCTGTTGGAACTGCCATGGAACATCTAAAAGAAGTTAACAAAGCTCTGGAGAAGGAAAACAACGAGCTTAAG TTGAAACGAAGTGAGCTAGAAGCTTCTTTGGAAGAAAGCAGGAAGCCAACCAGTAGCAGAGTCTTCCCAGACGCAACAGAGTCTCTGACTAGACATCCCAGTAATTTGGACAAG GAGAAGCAAGAAAGCTTTCCTCGAAAAGAAGAACTGGAGCAGTCTTTGCAGAGGTTGGAAACAGATTTGAAGGAAACACAACGAGAAAGGGATAAGGCACGGCAACAACTAAACCGGCTCAAACAACACTTGCTAGAAAAG GAAACCGAGGAGTCTGAGAAAATGGATGAAGATAGCCAACTGATTGAAGAACTCCGCCAGATTAATGAATATCAAAGGTCTCAGATATCGCAGTTGGAGAGAACACTTAAGCAAGCAATGGCTAATCAGGAGGATAACAGGCTGAGCAATGACAATCAAAACCGAAAGTTAAAGGAAACGATTGATGACTTAAATCTAAAGCTTACAAACTGTTTGAGAACGATTGAGTCCAAAAATGTTGAACTTTTAAATCTTCAAACTGCTCTTGGCCAATATTATGCTGAAATCGAAGCTAAG GAGCATTTTGAACGGGAGCTTCTGGTGGCTAAAGACGAGCTGATGAAGCTTAATGGTCGTCTAAGA GATGCTGATGAGCGGTTAGAGTCATCGAATAAAGAAAAGGAAGACCTCATAGCCAAACTGGTGCAAGCCGAAAAGGTTGCAGCTGAATGGAAAAACAGAGTAAGCAAGGTTGAAGAAGACAACGCAAAAGTACGACGTGTTCTTGAGCAGAGCATGACGAGGCTAAATAGAATGTCAGTGGAGTCGGACAATCTCGTTGATAG GCGTATCGTTATCAAATTACTGGTTACGTACTTCCAGAAGAATCATAGCAAAGAG GTTTTGGACCTAATGGTTAGAATGCTGGGATTCTCAGAGGAAGATAAAGAGCGGATTGGAGTGGCACAACAAGGAGGAGGCGGTAAAGGTGTTGTTAGAGGTGTACTGGGCCTTCCCGGTCGCTTTGTTGGCGGAATATTGGGTGGGAAGTCTGCAGGTTCACATGCTAATGCGGCGGCTTCTGATAACCAG TCATTTGCGGATTTATGGGTGGATTTCTTACTCAAAGACGCAGAAGAGCgagaaagaagagaagcagAAGAGGCAGCAGCAGCAACCAAAGCCAAACAAGATTCGGAGAAGACAAGACAAGACGCATCTTTGTCGTCTGAATCAGAATTTTCGACGGTGCCTCTCAGATCGCCAGAGAGTAATCAACGGCTCTCGAGACTACTTCAGTAA